In Electrophorus electricus isolate fEleEle1 chromosome 6, fEleEle1.pri, whole genome shotgun sequence, a single genomic region encodes these proteins:
- the hook3 gene encoding protein Hook homolog 3 isoform X1, with the protein MAALETVDRVELCESLLTWIQTFGVEEPCKTVEDLTSGAVMAQVLQKIDVVYFNDSWISRIKPDVGDNWRLKISNLKKILKGILDYNHEVLGQQINDFTLPDVTLIGEHSDAAELGRMLQLILGCAVNCEQKQEYIQTIMMMEESVQHVVMTAIQELMSKESPVAGGSDSYVDLDRQLKKTLDELNDALASKEEIAQRCHELDMQACLIQDERDRLRLEFVELEERVAALQEEKSSLLAENQVLMERLNQSDSIEDLNSPAGRRYLQLQTQLEQLQEETFRLEAAKDDYRIRCEELEKELLEVKGQNEELTSLADEAQSLKDEMDVLRHSSDKVSKLEAQVESYKKKLEDLGDLRRQVKLLEEKNTSYMQNTVSLEEELRKANSARAQLDTYKRQVVELQNRLSEESKKADKMEFECKRLKEKVDSLQKEKDRMRTERDSLKETIEELRCVQAQEGQLTSVGLVPLGSNEGSDSLAAEIITPEIRERMIRLQHENKMLKLNQEGSDNEQIALLKSLLEDANARKNELETENRVVNQRLMAGQSQVEELQKSLQEQGSKADDDFFNSSPLFSLSQSPHLQAVSVLLKRKCEEHLEKLRDATNELLKKNTIIEELEPKYNASTIRVEDLEEALKKKDEEMKQMEERYKKYLEKAKSVIRTLDPKQNQGSAPEVQALKNQLQERERMLHSLEKEYDKAKSQRDHEEKLIVSAWYNMGMALQKKAAEDRLASTGSAQSFLARQRQATTMRRSYPGHVQPATASDVMA; encoded by the exons ATCCAGACCTTTGGCGTAGAGGAACCGTGCAAAACGGTAGAAGACCTGACCAGCGGAGCCGTCATGGCCCAGGTCCTGCAGAAAAT AGATGTAGTGTATTTCAATGACAGCTGGATAAGCCGCATCAAGCCTGATGTTGGTGATAACTGGAGGTTAAAG atcagtaatttaaagaaaatattgaAAGGTATTTTGGATTACAACCATGAG GTTCTGGGGCAGCAGATTAATGACTTCACCCTCCCTGATGTCACTCTTATCGGAGAGCACTCAGACGCAGCTGAACTGGGCCGGATGCTGCAGCTCATTCTGGGATGTGCTGTCAACTGTGAACAGaagcaag AATACATCCAGACCATTATGATGATGGAGGAGTCTGTGCAGCATGTCGTCATGACGGCCATCCAGGAG CTCATGAGCAAAGAGAGCCCAGTGGCGGGAGGCAGCGACTCATACGTGGACCTGGACAGACAG CTGAAGAAGACCCTGGACGAGCTGAACGACGCTCTGGCCTCCAAAGAGGAGATCGCTCAGAGATGTCATGAGCTCGACATGCAG GCCTGCCTCATACAGGACGAGCGTGATAGGCTGAGATTAGAGTTTGTTGAACTAGAGGAGAGG gtggcagccctgcaggaggagaagagcAGTCTTCTGGCTGAGAACCAGGTCCTGATGGAGCGCCTCAACCAGTCCGACTCCATTGAGGACCTGAACAGCCCGGCTGGTCGTCGGTATCTCCAGCTCCAGACCcagctggagcagctgcaggaggagaCGTTCAG GCTGGAAGCAGCTAAAGATGACTATCGTATCCGATGTGAGGAACTAGAAAAGGAGCTTCTAGAGGTCAAAGGCCAGAATGAGGAGTTGACCTCTCTGGCTGATGAAGCGCAGTCCCTCAAAGACGAGATGGATGTGCTCAG ACATTCCTCTGATAAGGTCTCTAAGCTGGAGGCACAGGTGGAGTCATATAAGAAGAAGTTGGAGGATCTGGGTGACCTACGGCGGCAGGTGAAGCTGCTGGAGGAGAAAAACACCAGCTACATGCAGAACACGGTCAGCCTGGAGGAGGAGCTCCGCAAGGCCAACTCCGCCCGCGCTCAGCTCGACACCTACAAGAGACAg GTGGTGGAGCTCCAGAACCGTCTGTCTGAGGAGTCCAAGAAGGCCGATAAGATGGAGTTTGAGTGCAAGAGACTGAAGGAGAAAGTGGATTCGCTTCAGAAAGAGAAGGAC cggatgaggacagagagggacTCTCTGAAGGAGACAATCGAAGAGCTGCGTTGTGTTCAGGCACAGGAGGGGCAGCTCACCTCAG TAGGACTTGTTCCACTGGGCAGTAATGAGGGCTCTGATTCGCTCGCCGCAGAAATCATCACCCCAGAGATCCG AGAGCGGATGATCCGTCTGCAGCATGAGAATAAGATGCTGAAGCTGAATCAGGAAGGCTCTGATAATGAGCAGATCGCCCTGCTGAAGAGCCTGCTGGAGGACGCCAATGCCAGGAAGAACGAGCTGGAGACAGAGAACAG GGTGGTGAACCAGAGACTGATGGCAGGTCAGAGTCAGGTCGAGGAGCTGCAGAAAAGTCTTCAGGAGCAGGGCTCTAAAGCCGACGAC GACTTTTTCAACTCAAGcccacttttctctctctcccaatcacCCCACCTTCAGGCTGTT TCAGTCCTGCTGAAGCGTAAATGCGAGGAACATTT GGAGAAACTGCGGGATGCAACCAATGAATTGCTGAAAAAGAACACCATCATAGAAGAGCTGGAGCCCAAATATAATGCAAgca CCATACGGGTTGAAGACCTGGAGGAGGCTTTGAAGAAGAAGGATGAAGAGATGAagcagatggaggagagatATAAAAAATATCTGGAGAAAGCAAAGAGT GTCATTCGGACCCTGGACCCTAAGCAGAACCAGGGCTCAGCTCCTGAGGTGCAGGCCCTCAAGAATCAGCtacaggagagggagaggatgcTGCACTCACTGGAg AAAGAGTATGACAAGGCCAAGTCACAGCGAGACCACGAGGAGAAGCTGATCGTGTCTGCCTGGTACAACATG GGAATGGCTCTACAGAAGAAGGCAGCCGAAGACCGCTTGGCCAGCACGGGTTCGGCTCAGTCGTTCCTGGCCAGGCAGAGACAGGCCACCACCATGCGCCGCTCTTACCCCGGCCACGTGCAGCCGGCCACGGCCAG TGATGTAATGGCATGA
- the hook3 gene encoding protein Hook homolog 3 isoform X3, with product MAALETVDRVELCESLLTWIQTFGVEEPCKTVEDLTSGAVMAQVLQKIDVVYFNDSWISRIKPDVGDNWRLKISNLKKILKGILDYNHEVLGQQINDFTLPDVTLIGEHSDAAELGRMLQLILGCAVNCEQKQEYIQTIMMMEESVQHVVMTAIQELMSKESPVAGGSDSYVDLDRQLKKTLDELNDALASKEEIAQRCHELDMQACLIQDERDRLRLEFVELEERVAALQEEKSSLLAENQVLMERLNQSDSIEDLNSPAGRRYLQLQTQLEQLQEETFRLEAAKDDYRIRCEELEKELLEVKGQNEELTSLADEAQSLKDEMDVLRHSSDKVSKLEAQVESYKKKLEDLGDLRRQVKLLEEKNTSYMQNTVSLEEELRKANSARAQLDTYKRQVVELQNRLSEESKKADKMEFECKRLKEKVDSLQKEKDRMRTERDSLKETIEELRCVQAQEGQLTSVGLVPLGSNEGSDSLAAEIITPEIRERMIRLQHENKMLKLNQEGSDNEQIALLKSLLEDANARKNELETENRVVNQRLMAGQSQVEELQKSLQEQGSKADDSVLLKRKCEEHLEKLRDATNELLKKNTIIEELEPKYNASTIRVEDLEEALKKKDEEMKQMEERYKKYLEKAKSVIRTLDPKQNQGSAPEVQALKNQLQERERMLHSLEKEYDKAKSQRDHEEKLIVSAWYNMGMALQKKAAEDRLASTGSAQSFLARQRQATTMRRSYPGHVQPATASDVMA from the exons ATCCAGACCTTTGGCGTAGAGGAACCGTGCAAAACGGTAGAAGACCTGACCAGCGGAGCCGTCATGGCCCAGGTCCTGCAGAAAAT AGATGTAGTGTATTTCAATGACAGCTGGATAAGCCGCATCAAGCCTGATGTTGGTGATAACTGGAGGTTAAAG atcagtaatttaaagaaaatattgaAAGGTATTTTGGATTACAACCATGAG GTTCTGGGGCAGCAGATTAATGACTTCACCCTCCCTGATGTCACTCTTATCGGAGAGCACTCAGACGCAGCTGAACTGGGCCGGATGCTGCAGCTCATTCTGGGATGTGCTGTCAACTGTGAACAGaagcaag AATACATCCAGACCATTATGATGATGGAGGAGTCTGTGCAGCATGTCGTCATGACGGCCATCCAGGAG CTCATGAGCAAAGAGAGCCCAGTGGCGGGAGGCAGCGACTCATACGTGGACCTGGACAGACAG CTGAAGAAGACCCTGGACGAGCTGAACGACGCTCTGGCCTCCAAAGAGGAGATCGCTCAGAGATGTCATGAGCTCGACATGCAG GCCTGCCTCATACAGGACGAGCGTGATAGGCTGAGATTAGAGTTTGTTGAACTAGAGGAGAGG gtggcagccctgcaggaggagaagagcAGTCTTCTGGCTGAGAACCAGGTCCTGATGGAGCGCCTCAACCAGTCCGACTCCATTGAGGACCTGAACAGCCCGGCTGGTCGTCGGTATCTCCAGCTCCAGACCcagctggagcagctgcaggaggagaCGTTCAG GCTGGAAGCAGCTAAAGATGACTATCGTATCCGATGTGAGGAACTAGAAAAGGAGCTTCTAGAGGTCAAAGGCCAGAATGAGGAGTTGACCTCTCTGGCTGATGAAGCGCAGTCCCTCAAAGACGAGATGGATGTGCTCAG ACATTCCTCTGATAAGGTCTCTAAGCTGGAGGCACAGGTGGAGTCATATAAGAAGAAGTTGGAGGATCTGGGTGACCTACGGCGGCAGGTGAAGCTGCTGGAGGAGAAAAACACCAGCTACATGCAGAACACGGTCAGCCTGGAGGAGGAGCTCCGCAAGGCCAACTCCGCCCGCGCTCAGCTCGACACCTACAAGAGACAg GTGGTGGAGCTCCAGAACCGTCTGTCTGAGGAGTCCAAGAAGGCCGATAAGATGGAGTTTGAGTGCAAGAGACTGAAGGAGAAAGTGGATTCGCTTCAGAAAGAGAAGGAC cggatgaggacagagagggacTCTCTGAAGGAGACAATCGAAGAGCTGCGTTGTGTTCAGGCACAGGAGGGGCAGCTCACCTCAG TAGGACTTGTTCCACTGGGCAGTAATGAGGGCTCTGATTCGCTCGCCGCAGAAATCATCACCCCAGAGATCCG AGAGCGGATGATCCGTCTGCAGCATGAGAATAAGATGCTGAAGCTGAATCAGGAAGGCTCTGATAATGAGCAGATCGCCCTGCTGAAGAGCCTGCTGGAGGACGCCAATGCCAGGAAGAACGAGCTGGAGACAGAGAACAG GGTGGTGAACCAGAGACTGATGGCAGGTCAGAGTCAGGTCGAGGAGCTGCAGAAAAGTCTTCAGGAGCAGGGCTCTAAAGCCGACGAC TCAGTCCTGCTGAAGCGTAAATGCGAGGAACATTT GGAGAAACTGCGGGATGCAACCAATGAATTGCTGAAAAAGAACACCATCATAGAAGAGCTGGAGCCCAAATATAATGCAAgca CCATACGGGTTGAAGACCTGGAGGAGGCTTTGAAGAAGAAGGATGAAGAGATGAagcagatggaggagagatATAAAAAATATCTGGAGAAAGCAAAGAGT GTCATTCGGACCCTGGACCCTAAGCAGAACCAGGGCTCAGCTCCTGAGGTGCAGGCCCTCAAGAATCAGCtacaggagagggagaggatgcTGCACTCACTGGAg AAAGAGTATGACAAGGCCAAGTCACAGCGAGACCACGAGGAGAAGCTGATCGTGTCTGCCTGGTACAACATG GGAATGGCTCTACAGAAGAAGGCAGCCGAAGACCGCTTGGCCAGCACGGGTTCGGCTCAGTCGTTCCTGGCCAGGCAGAGACAGGCCACCACCATGCGCCGCTCTTACCCCGGCCACGTGCAGCCGGCCACGGCCAG TGATGTAATGGCATGA
- the hook3 gene encoding protein Hook homolog 3 isoform X2, protein MAALETVDRVELCESLLTWIQTFGVEEPCKTVEDLTSGAVMAQVLQKIDVVYFNDSWISRIKPDVGDNWRLKISNLKKILKGILDYNHEVLGQQINDFTLPDVTLIGEHSDAAELGRMLQLILGCAVNCEQKQEYIQTIMMMEESVQHVVMTAIQELMSKESPVAGGSDSYVDLDRQLKKTLDELNDALASKEEIAQRCHELDMQACLIQDERDRLRLEFVELEERVAALQEEKSSLLAENQVLMERLNQSDSIEDLNSPAGRRYLQLQTQLEQLQEETFRLEAAKDDYRIRCEELEKELLEVKGQNEELTSLADEAQSLKDEMDVLRHSSDKVSKLEAQVESYKKKLEDLGDLRRQVKLLEEKNTSYMQNTVSLEEELRKANSARAQLDTYKRQVVELQNRLSEESKKADKMEFECKRLKEKVDSLQKEKDRMRTERDSLKETIEELRCVQAQEGQLTSGLVPLGSNEGSDSLAAEIITPEIRERMIRLQHENKMLKLNQEGSDNEQIALLKSLLEDANARKNELETENRVVNQRLMAGQSQVEELQKSLQEQGSKADDDFFNSSPLFSLSQSPHLQAVSVLLKRKCEEHLEKLRDATNELLKKNTIIEELEPKYNASTIRVEDLEEALKKKDEEMKQMEERYKKYLEKAKSVIRTLDPKQNQGSAPEVQALKNQLQERERMLHSLEKEYDKAKSQRDHEEKLIVSAWYNMGMALQKKAAEDRLASTGSAQSFLARQRQATTMRRSYPGHVQPATASDVMA, encoded by the exons ATCCAGACCTTTGGCGTAGAGGAACCGTGCAAAACGGTAGAAGACCTGACCAGCGGAGCCGTCATGGCCCAGGTCCTGCAGAAAAT AGATGTAGTGTATTTCAATGACAGCTGGATAAGCCGCATCAAGCCTGATGTTGGTGATAACTGGAGGTTAAAG atcagtaatttaaagaaaatattgaAAGGTATTTTGGATTACAACCATGAG GTTCTGGGGCAGCAGATTAATGACTTCACCCTCCCTGATGTCACTCTTATCGGAGAGCACTCAGACGCAGCTGAACTGGGCCGGATGCTGCAGCTCATTCTGGGATGTGCTGTCAACTGTGAACAGaagcaag AATACATCCAGACCATTATGATGATGGAGGAGTCTGTGCAGCATGTCGTCATGACGGCCATCCAGGAG CTCATGAGCAAAGAGAGCCCAGTGGCGGGAGGCAGCGACTCATACGTGGACCTGGACAGACAG CTGAAGAAGACCCTGGACGAGCTGAACGACGCTCTGGCCTCCAAAGAGGAGATCGCTCAGAGATGTCATGAGCTCGACATGCAG GCCTGCCTCATACAGGACGAGCGTGATAGGCTGAGATTAGAGTTTGTTGAACTAGAGGAGAGG gtggcagccctgcaggaggagaagagcAGTCTTCTGGCTGAGAACCAGGTCCTGATGGAGCGCCTCAACCAGTCCGACTCCATTGAGGACCTGAACAGCCCGGCTGGTCGTCGGTATCTCCAGCTCCAGACCcagctggagcagctgcaggaggagaCGTTCAG GCTGGAAGCAGCTAAAGATGACTATCGTATCCGATGTGAGGAACTAGAAAAGGAGCTTCTAGAGGTCAAAGGCCAGAATGAGGAGTTGACCTCTCTGGCTGATGAAGCGCAGTCCCTCAAAGACGAGATGGATGTGCTCAG ACATTCCTCTGATAAGGTCTCTAAGCTGGAGGCACAGGTGGAGTCATATAAGAAGAAGTTGGAGGATCTGGGTGACCTACGGCGGCAGGTGAAGCTGCTGGAGGAGAAAAACACCAGCTACATGCAGAACACGGTCAGCCTGGAGGAGGAGCTCCGCAAGGCCAACTCCGCCCGCGCTCAGCTCGACACCTACAAGAGACAg GTGGTGGAGCTCCAGAACCGTCTGTCTGAGGAGTCCAAGAAGGCCGATAAGATGGAGTTTGAGTGCAAGAGACTGAAGGAGAAAGTGGATTCGCTTCAGAAAGAGAAGGAC cggatgaggacagagagggacTCTCTGAAGGAGACAATCGAAGAGCTGCGTTGTGTTCAGGCACAGGAGGGGCAGCTCACCTCAG GACTTGTTCCACTGGGCAGTAATGAGGGCTCTGATTCGCTCGCCGCAGAAATCATCACCCCAGAGATCCG AGAGCGGATGATCCGTCTGCAGCATGAGAATAAGATGCTGAAGCTGAATCAGGAAGGCTCTGATAATGAGCAGATCGCCCTGCTGAAGAGCCTGCTGGAGGACGCCAATGCCAGGAAGAACGAGCTGGAGACAGAGAACAG GGTGGTGAACCAGAGACTGATGGCAGGTCAGAGTCAGGTCGAGGAGCTGCAGAAAAGTCTTCAGGAGCAGGGCTCTAAAGCCGACGAC GACTTTTTCAACTCAAGcccacttttctctctctcccaatcacCCCACCTTCAGGCTGTT TCAGTCCTGCTGAAGCGTAAATGCGAGGAACATTT GGAGAAACTGCGGGATGCAACCAATGAATTGCTGAAAAAGAACACCATCATAGAAGAGCTGGAGCCCAAATATAATGCAAgca CCATACGGGTTGAAGACCTGGAGGAGGCTTTGAAGAAGAAGGATGAAGAGATGAagcagatggaggagagatATAAAAAATATCTGGAGAAAGCAAAGAGT GTCATTCGGACCCTGGACCCTAAGCAGAACCAGGGCTCAGCTCCTGAGGTGCAGGCCCTCAAGAATCAGCtacaggagagggagaggatgcTGCACTCACTGGAg AAAGAGTATGACAAGGCCAAGTCACAGCGAGACCACGAGGAGAAGCTGATCGTGTCTGCCTGGTACAACATG GGAATGGCTCTACAGAAGAAGGCAGCCGAAGACCGCTTGGCCAGCACGGGTTCGGCTCAGTCGTTCCTGGCCAGGCAGAGACAGGCCACCACCATGCGCCGCTCTTACCCCGGCCACGTGCAGCCGGCCACGGCCAG TGATGTAATGGCATGA
- the hook3 gene encoding protein Hook homolog 3 isoform X4, with the protein MAALETVDRVELCESLLTWIQTFGVEEPCKTVEDLTSGAVMAQVLQKIDVVYFNDSWISRIKPDVGDNWRLKISNLKKILKGILDYNHEVLGQQINDFTLPDVTLIGEHSDAAELGRMLQLILGCAVNCEQKQEYIQTIMMMEESVQHVVMTAIQELMSKESPVAGGSDSYVDLDRQLKKTLDELNDALASKEEIAQRCHELDMQVAALQEEKSSLLAENQVLMERLNQSDSIEDLNSPAGRRYLQLQTQLEQLQEETFRLEAAKDDYRIRCEELEKELLEVKGQNEELTSLADEAQSLKDEMDVLRHSSDKVSKLEAQVESYKKKLEDLGDLRRQVKLLEEKNTSYMQNTVSLEEELRKANSARAQLDTYKRQVVELQNRLSEESKKADKMEFECKRLKEKVDSLQKEKDRMRTERDSLKETIEELRCVQAQEGQLTSVGLVPLGSNEGSDSLAAEIITPEIRERMIRLQHENKMLKLNQEGSDNEQIALLKSLLEDANARKNELETENRVVNQRLMAGQSQVEELQKSLQEQGSKADDDFFNSSPLFSLSQSPHLQAVSVLLKRKCEEHLEKLRDATNELLKKNTIIEELEPKYNASTIRVEDLEEALKKKDEEMKQMEERYKKYLEKAKSVIRTLDPKQNQGSAPEVQALKNQLQERERMLHSLEKEYDKAKSQRDHEEKLIVSAWYNMGMALQKKAAEDRLASTGSAQSFLARQRQATTMRRSYPGHVQPATASDVMA; encoded by the exons ATCCAGACCTTTGGCGTAGAGGAACCGTGCAAAACGGTAGAAGACCTGACCAGCGGAGCCGTCATGGCCCAGGTCCTGCAGAAAAT AGATGTAGTGTATTTCAATGACAGCTGGATAAGCCGCATCAAGCCTGATGTTGGTGATAACTGGAGGTTAAAG atcagtaatttaaagaaaatattgaAAGGTATTTTGGATTACAACCATGAG GTTCTGGGGCAGCAGATTAATGACTTCACCCTCCCTGATGTCACTCTTATCGGAGAGCACTCAGACGCAGCTGAACTGGGCCGGATGCTGCAGCTCATTCTGGGATGTGCTGTCAACTGTGAACAGaagcaag AATACATCCAGACCATTATGATGATGGAGGAGTCTGTGCAGCATGTCGTCATGACGGCCATCCAGGAG CTCATGAGCAAAGAGAGCCCAGTGGCGGGAGGCAGCGACTCATACGTGGACCTGGACAGACAG CTGAAGAAGACCCTGGACGAGCTGAACGACGCTCTGGCCTCCAAAGAGGAGATCGCTCAGAGATGTCATGAGCTCGACATGCAG gtggcagccctgcaggaggagaagagcAGTCTTCTGGCTGAGAACCAGGTCCTGATGGAGCGCCTCAACCAGTCCGACTCCATTGAGGACCTGAACAGCCCGGCTGGTCGTCGGTATCTCCAGCTCCAGACCcagctggagcagctgcaggaggagaCGTTCAG GCTGGAAGCAGCTAAAGATGACTATCGTATCCGATGTGAGGAACTAGAAAAGGAGCTTCTAGAGGTCAAAGGCCAGAATGAGGAGTTGACCTCTCTGGCTGATGAAGCGCAGTCCCTCAAAGACGAGATGGATGTGCTCAG ACATTCCTCTGATAAGGTCTCTAAGCTGGAGGCACAGGTGGAGTCATATAAGAAGAAGTTGGAGGATCTGGGTGACCTACGGCGGCAGGTGAAGCTGCTGGAGGAGAAAAACACCAGCTACATGCAGAACACGGTCAGCCTGGAGGAGGAGCTCCGCAAGGCCAACTCCGCCCGCGCTCAGCTCGACACCTACAAGAGACAg GTGGTGGAGCTCCAGAACCGTCTGTCTGAGGAGTCCAAGAAGGCCGATAAGATGGAGTTTGAGTGCAAGAGACTGAAGGAGAAAGTGGATTCGCTTCAGAAAGAGAAGGAC cggatgaggacagagagggacTCTCTGAAGGAGACAATCGAAGAGCTGCGTTGTGTTCAGGCACAGGAGGGGCAGCTCACCTCAG TAGGACTTGTTCCACTGGGCAGTAATGAGGGCTCTGATTCGCTCGCCGCAGAAATCATCACCCCAGAGATCCG AGAGCGGATGATCCGTCTGCAGCATGAGAATAAGATGCTGAAGCTGAATCAGGAAGGCTCTGATAATGAGCAGATCGCCCTGCTGAAGAGCCTGCTGGAGGACGCCAATGCCAGGAAGAACGAGCTGGAGACAGAGAACAG GGTGGTGAACCAGAGACTGATGGCAGGTCAGAGTCAGGTCGAGGAGCTGCAGAAAAGTCTTCAGGAGCAGGGCTCTAAAGCCGACGAC GACTTTTTCAACTCAAGcccacttttctctctctcccaatcacCCCACCTTCAGGCTGTT TCAGTCCTGCTGAAGCGTAAATGCGAGGAACATTT GGAGAAACTGCGGGATGCAACCAATGAATTGCTGAAAAAGAACACCATCATAGAAGAGCTGGAGCCCAAATATAATGCAAgca CCATACGGGTTGAAGACCTGGAGGAGGCTTTGAAGAAGAAGGATGAAGAGATGAagcagatggaggagagatATAAAAAATATCTGGAGAAAGCAAAGAGT GTCATTCGGACCCTGGACCCTAAGCAGAACCAGGGCTCAGCTCCTGAGGTGCAGGCCCTCAAGAATCAGCtacaggagagggagaggatgcTGCACTCACTGGAg AAAGAGTATGACAAGGCCAAGTCACAGCGAGACCACGAGGAGAAGCTGATCGTGTCTGCCTGGTACAACATG GGAATGGCTCTACAGAAGAAGGCAGCCGAAGACCGCTTGGCCAGCACGGGTTCGGCTCAGTCGTTCCTGGCCAGGCAGAGACAGGCCACCACCATGCGCCGCTCTTACCCCGGCCACGTGCAGCCGGCCACGGCCAG TGATGTAATGGCATGA
- the hook3 gene encoding protein Hook homolog 3 isoform X6, which translates to MAALETVDRVELCESLLTWIQTFGVEEPCKTVEDLTSGAVMAQVLQKIDVVYFNDSWISRIKPDVGDNWRLKISNLKKILKGILDYNHEVLGQQINDFTLPDVTLIGEHSDAAELGRMLQLILGCAVNCEQKQEYIQTIMMMEESVQHVVMTAIQELMSKESPVAGGSDSYVDLDRQLKKTLDELNDALASKEEIAQRCHELDMQVAALQEEKSSLLAENQVLMERLNQSDSIEDLNSPAGRRYLQLQTQLEQLQEETFRLEAAKDDYRIRCEELEKELLEVKGQNEELTSLADEAQSLKDEMDVLRHSSDKVSKLEAQVESYKKKLEDLGDLRRQVKLLEEKNTSYMQNTVSLEEELRKANSARAQLDTYKRQVVELQNRLSEESKKADKMEFECKRLKEKVDSLQKEKDRMRTERDSLKETIEELRCVQAQEGQLTSVGLVPLGSNEGSDSLAAEIITPEIRERMIRLQHENKMLKLNQEGSDNEQIALLKSLLEDANARKNELETENRVVNQRLMAGQSQVEELQKSLQEQGSKADDSVLLKRKCEEHLEKLRDATNELLKKNTIIEELEPKYNASTIRVEDLEEALKKKDEEMKQMEERYKKYLEKAKSVIRTLDPKQNQGSAPEVQALKNQLQERERMLHSLEKEYDKAKSQRDHEEKLIVSAWYNMGMALQKKAAEDRLASTGSAQSFLARQRQATTMRRSYPGHVQPATAR; encoded by the exons ATCCAGACCTTTGGCGTAGAGGAACCGTGCAAAACGGTAGAAGACCTGACCAGCGGAGCCGTCATGGCCCAGGTCCTGCAGAAAAT AGATGTAGTGTATTTCAATGACAGCTGGATAAGCCGCATCAAGCCTGATGTTGGTGATAACTGGAGGTTAAAG atcagtaatttaaagaaaatattgaAAGGTATTTTGGATTACAACCATGAG GTTCTGGGGCAGCAGATTAATGACTTCACCCTCCCTGATGTCACTCTTATCGGAGAGCACTCAGACGCAGCTGAACTGGGCCGGATGCTGCAGCTCATTCTGGGATGTGCTGTCAACTGTGAACAGaagcaag AATACATCCAGACCATTATGATGATGGAGGAGTCTGTGCAGCATGTCGTCATGACGGCCATCCAGGAG CTCATGAGCAAAGAGAGCCCAGTGGCGGGAGGCAGCGACTCATACGTGGACCTGGACAGACAG CTGAAGAAGACCCTGGACGAGCTGAACGACGCTCTGGCCTCCAAAGAGGAGATCGCTCAGAGATGTCATGAGCTCGACATGCAG gtggcagccctgcaggaggagaagagcAGTCTTCTGGCTGAGAACCAGGTCCTGATGGAGCGCCTCAACCAGTCCGACTCCATTGAGGACCTGAACAGCCCGGCTGGTCGTCGGTATCTCCAGCTCCAGACCcagctggagcagctgcaggaggagaCGTTCAG GCTGGAAGCAGCTAAAGATGACTATCGTATCCGATGTGAGGAACTAGAAAAGGAGCTTCTAGAGGTCAAAGGCCAGAATGAGGAGTTGACCTCTCTGGCTGATGAAGCGCAGTCCCTCAAAGACGAGATGGATGTGCTCAG ACATTCCTCTGATAAGGTCTCTAAGCTGGAGGCACAGGTGGAGTCATATAAGAAGAAGTTGGAGGATCTGGGTGACCTACGGCGGCAGGTGAAGCTGCTGGAGGAGAAAAACACCAGCTACATGCAGAACACGGTCAGCCTGGAGGAGGAGCTCCGCAAGGCCAACTCCGCCCGCGCTCAGCTCGACACCTACAAGAGACAg GTGGTGGAGCTCCAGAACCGTCTGTCTGAGGAGTCCAAGAAGGCCGATAAGATGGAGTTTGAGTGCAAGAGACTGAAGGAGAAAGTGGATTCGCTTCAGAAAGAGAAGGAC cggatgaggacagagagggacTCTCTGAAGGAGACAATCGAAGAGCTGCGTTGTGTTCAGGCACAGGAGGGGCAGCTCACCTCAG TAGGACTTGTTCCACTGGGCAGTAATGAGGGCTCTGATTCGCTCGCCGCAGAAATCATCACCCCAGAGATCCG AGAGCGGATGATCCGTCTGCAGCATGAGAATAAGATGCTGAAGCTGAATCAGGAAGGCTCTGATAATGAGCAGATCGCCCTGCTGAAGAGCCTGCTGGAGGACGCCAATGCCAGGAAGAACGAGCTGGAGACAGAGAACAG GGTGGTGAACCAGAGACTGATGGCAGGTCAGAGTCAGGTCGAGGAGCTGCAGAAAAGTCTTCAGGAGCAGGGCTCTAAAGCCGACGAC TCAGTCCTGCTGAAGCGTAAATGCGAGGAACATTT GGAGAAACTGCGGGATGCAACCAATGAATTGCTGAAAAAGAACACCATCATAGAAGAGCTGGAGCCCAAATATAATGCAAgca CCATACGGGTTGAAGACCTGGAGGAGGCTTTGAAGAAGAAGGATGAAGAGATGAagcagatggaggagagatATAAAAAATATCTGGAGAAAGCAAAGAGT GTCATTCGGACCCTGGACCCTAAGCAGAACCAGGGCTCAGCTCCTGAGGTGCAGGCCCTCAAGAATCAGCtacaggagagggagaggatgcTGCACTCACTGGAg AAAGAGTATGACAAGGCCAAGTCACAGCGAGACCACGAGGAGAAGCTGATCGTGTCTGCCTGGTACAACATG GGAATGGCTCTACAGAAGAAGGCAGCCGAAGACCGCTTGGCCAGCACGGGTTCGGCTCAGTCGTTCCTGGCCAGGCAGAGACAGGCCACCACCATGCGCCGCTCTTACCCCGGCCACGTGCAGCCGGCCACGGCCAGGTAg